The genomic DNA TTATGGTAGTACATTATATTTTTCAGCGGATTAGAAAATCGTCTTTCGTACGTCTGTTTGAAGCCCGCTTGCGGGCTGAGTTCACGATTTTCCCGCTAAAAAACATATCGATTCATCTATTTACTATCGGGCCAGACTTTTTATCGAAGGAGATAAGGGGCCCAGCGACAGGCGTGAATAGATACAAATCCCTTAAGTTGACGCCATTGGGTGAATAGATACGTTAAACTTATCCATAATCCCACATAATAGCATAATGGACACCGCAAAAGGTCCTTTAATTAATGATATGAAACCCTGTATAAGGTTGTAAAACCTTTGGAATCTGAATCCCCTCTGGGGTTTGGTTTAATTCTAATAATGCAGCTAGTATACGTGGTAGGGCCAGGCCACTTCCATTTAAGGTATGTAAAAGACAACTTTTGTTGTGTTTATCCTTATACCTTAGAGATAACCTATTGGATTGGAAGGTTTCGAAATTACTAATGGAACTTACTTCTAACCATTTATTTTGGGCTATAGCATGTACTTCTATATCGTAAGTCATGGCAGCACAAAACCCTAAATCCCCCCCACAAAGCTTTACAATACGATAGGGTAGTGCTAGCTGCTCTACTAACCCTTGCACATAGGTCAACATCCCTTCTAAACTTGCATAAGAATGGTCAGGATGGCAGATCTGTACTAGTTCTACCTTGTCAAATTGATGGAGTCTATTCAGTCCACGTACGTCAGCTCCCCAAGACCCTGCTTCGCGCCTAAAACAAGGTGTATACCCTACATGTTTGATCGGCAATGCAGCTTCCGCTATGATGGCATCACGATAGATATTGGTGATAGATACTTCTGCGGTAGGTATCAGGTATAACTTTTCAGATGGTATCTGGTACATTTGACCCTCTTTGTCTGGTAGCTGACCCGTTGCATAGGCAGATGCTTCATTGACTAAAATAGGGGGTTGAATTTCTGTATAACCTGCTTTTGATGCTTGATCCAAAAAAAAGTTGATTAAAGCACGTTGCAGCTTAGCGCCTTTCCCTTTGTATACTGGAAACCCAGCACCTGTAATTTTATTGCCCAGTTCGAAGTCAACTAGGTCATATTTTTTAATTAGATCCCAGTGGGCCCATTGTCCGCTACTGGGACTGGATGGGGTTTGATAGATAATGAGATTGTTATCAGCATGGCTGCCAATGGGCACGCTTTCATGAGGCAGGTTGGGAAGCGCATAGAGCT from Cardinium endosymbiont of Philonthus spinipes includes the following:
- the serS gene encoding serine--tRNA ligase, with amino-acid sequence MIDLNRIRTDKQAVIDGLYKRGLGNAATLVEAIYKLDIEKRSTQSQLDNLAATLNKLNKEIGSALRIQGETALLEAKKNEINNLKEMVKQLTQKFKQYASSLSEQLYALPNLPHESVPIGSHADNNLIIYQTPSSPSSGQWAHWDLIKKYDLVDFELGNKITGAGFPVYKGKGAKLQRALINFFLDQASKAGYTEIQPPILVNEASAYATGQLPDKEGQMYQIPSEKLYLIPTAEVSITNIYRDAIIAEAALPIKHVGYTPCFRREAGSWGADVRGLNRLHQFDKVELVQICHPDHSYASLEGMLTYVQGLVEQLALPYRIVKLCGGDLGFCAAMTYDIEVHAIAQNKWLEVSSISNFETFQSNRLSLRYKDKHNKSCLLHTLNGSGLALPRILAALLELNQTPEGIQIPKVLQPYTGFHIIN